A genomic segment from Actinoplanes sichuanensis encodes:
- a CDS encoding SGNH/GDSL hydrolase family protein: protein MSTRREILALASGAAITAATFPEPAGASGRDDGWTATWAAAPTTIPPGPPLELAGQTVRQVVHTSIGGDQLRIRLTNEFGATPLHVGEVHVAIRAGSGSSTDARPGTDRRVTFSGHRSATVPAGAPLISDPVGLAVPPGADLVISLWLPDRTPVTTLAAFAFQENAIAVGNVTGAARITPTSTITQYLFLSGVSVRSRGGTVVTLGDSITNGANTETNADHRWPDLLAARFRTARINLGVANVGVSGNRLLHDPNPPAGDPAEAFAAYFAQSALRRFDRDVSAQPGAAHLVVLLGVNDLGHPGTVAPLSEVVTADDLIAGHRQLIARARQAGLRTHGATILPFKGDTLGFYTPENERKRAALNRWIRTSGEYDEVIDFDAAVRDSADPLRLAAAYDSGDHLHPNDAGMAAMAAAVRLGGFQHP from the coding sequence ATGTCGACTCGACGCGAGATCCTGGCCCTGGCCTCCGGTGCGGCGATCACCGCCGCCACCTTTCCCGAACCGGCCGGCGCGAGCGGCCGCGACGACGGCTGGACCGCGACGTGGGCGGCCGCGCCGACCACGATCCCGCCCGGCCCACCACTGGAACTCGCCGGCCAGACGGTACGGCAGGTGGTGCACACCAGCATCGGCGGCGATCAGCTCCGGATCCGCCTGACCAACGAGTTCGGCGCCACCCCGCTGCACGTCGGCGAGGTGCACGTGGCGATCCGGGCCGGCAGCGGGTCGAGCACCGACGCCCGGCCCGGAACCGATCGGCGGGTCACCTTCAGTGGGCACCGCTCGGCCACCGTTCCCGCCGGAGCGCCCCTGATCAGCGACCCGGTCGGCCTGGCCGTACCGCCCGGCGCCGACCTGGTGATCAGCCTCTGGCTGCCGGACCGCACCCCGGTCACCACGCTGGCCGCCTTCGCCTTCCAGGAGAACGCGATCGCCGTCGGCAACGTGACCGGGGCCGCCCGGATCACCCCGACCAGCACGATCACGCAGTACCTGTTCCTGTCCGGGGTGAGCGTGCGCAGCCGCGGCGGCACGGTCGTCACGCTCGGCGACTCGATCACCAACGGCGCCAACACCGAGACGAACGCCGACCACCGCTGGCCGGACCTGCTGGCCGCCCGGTTCCGGACGGCCCGGATCAACCTGGGCGTGGCGAACGTGGGCGTCTCCGGCAACCGGCTGCTGCACGACCCGAACCCGCCCGCGGGCGACCCGGCCGAGGCGTTCGCGGCGTACTTCGCCCAGAGCGCCCTGCGCCGTTTCGACCGGGACGTGTCGGCCCAGCCCGGCGCCGCGCATCTGGTGGTGCTGCTCGGGGTGAACGATCTCGGACATCCGGGCACCGTCGCCCCGCTGAGCGAGGTGGTCACCGCGGACGACCTGATCGCCGGGCACCGCCAGTTGATCGCCCGGGCCAGGCAGGCCGGTCTACGTACCCATGGCGCGACGATCCTGCCGTTCAAGGGCGACACCCTCGGGTTCTACACACCGGAGAACGAGCGGAAGCGGGCCGCCCTGAACCGCTGGATCCGGACCTCGGGCGAGTACGACGAGGTGATCGATTTCGACGCCGCGGTCCGCGACTCCGCCGACCCGCTGCGCCTGGCCGCCGCCTACGACAGCGGCGACCATCTGCACCCCAACGACGCCGGGATGGCCGCGATGGCCGCAGCGGTACGCCTAGGCGGGTTCCAGCACCCCTGA
- the tmk gene encoding dTMP kinase, which translates to MLRALTTGGRAINTDTQQDPGPADLSGLAALRSVLRLRGFRRLWLVLAAASFGDWIGLLATALFASAQFENTAAQGAAFGVTIAVRLLPALLLGPIAGVFADRFDRRYTMVTVDLLRFVIYGSIPLAPVFGATSTQTAAWATFATLLGETITLIWIPAKEAAVPNLIPKSQIEVSNQLTLITTYGFTPILAALSLAALSAGLQQSGASLPDWAQPVSIALYINALSRLATAIVVFFGIREIGGKSPEREKAAEQSMTRQFLEGWKFIGTTPLVRGLVLGIFGAFAAGGVVIGAARTFAYSLGAGEAAFSLLFGFIFMGLALGIGLGPMIVKDLSRRRWFGMSIVLASGSVMFLGLAFHLSIALFGALMVGAGAGMAFLAGTTMLYGEIEDAIRGRVFAVVQIGVRTVLLLAITLAGLLVGLGSSRRIEFGAFHIDISSTRVLLLVAGAIGIWVGIGSFRQMDDKPGVPVFADLIGSLRGRPLSPPEEFARSGVFVVFEGGEGAGKSTQVTRLAEALKADGRDVVVTREPGATDIGARIRGLVLDRDKTEAPSARAEALLYAADRAHHVATVVRPALARGAVVISDRYVDSSLAYQGAGRTLPVQEVSWLSAWATGGLKPDLVVLLDVDPGVGLTRVDTRGEGADRLESESRAFHERVRYAFLDLAASDPKRYLVLDAARPVDEIAEAVQERLSGVLEPA; encoded by the coding sequence GTGCTCCGAGCACTGACCACGGGAGGTAGGGCCATCAACACGGACACGCAGCAGGACCCGGGGCCCGCCGACCTCAGCGGTCTGGCGGCGCTGCGCTCGGTTCTGCGCCTGCGCGGTTTTCGCCGGCTGTGGCTGGTGCTGGCGGCCGCCTCCTTCGGCGACTGGATCGGCCTGCTCGCCACCGCCCTCTTCGCCTCGGCCCAGTTCGAGAACACGGCGGCCCAGGGCGCGGCGTTCGGCGTCACCATCGCCGTGCGCCTGCTGCCGGCCCTGCTCCTCGGCCCGATCGCCGGTGTCTTCGCGGACCGGTTCGACCGCCGTTACACCATGGTCACGGTCGACCTGCTGCGGTTCGTCATCTATGGGTCGATCCCGCTCGCCCCGGTGTTCGGCGCCACCTCGACACAGACCGCGGCCTGGGCGACCTTCGCCACCCTGCTCGGGGAGACGATCACGCTGATCTGGATCCCGGCCAAGGAGGCCGCGGTCCCCAACCTGATCCCCAAATCCCAGATCGAGGTCTCCAACCAGCTGACCCTGATCACGACGTACGGGTTCACGCCGATCCTCGCCGCGCTGTCGCTCGCCGCGCTCTCCGCCGGTCTACAGCAGTCCGGCGCCTCCCTGCCGGACTGGGCCCAGCCGGTGTCGATCGCCCTCTACATCAACGCCCTCTCCCGGCTCGCCACCGCGATAGTGGTCTTCTTCGGCATCCGGGAGATCGGTGGCAAGAGCCCCGAGCGGGAGAAGGCCGCCGAGCAGAGCATGACCCGCCAGTTCCTCGAGGGGTGGAAGTTCATCGGCACCACCCCACTGGTCCGGGGCCTGGTGCTGGGCATCTTCGGCGCCTTCGCCGCGGGTGGTGTGGTGATCGGCGCCGCCCGTACCTTCGCCTATTCGTTGGGCGCCGGCGAAGCCGCGTTCTCCCTGCTCTTCGGTTTCATCTTCATGGGCCTGGCGCTCGGCATCGGCCTCGGCCCGATGATCGTCAAGGACTTGTCCCGGCGGCGCTGGTTCGGCATGAGCATCGTGCTGGCCAGCGGCTCGGTGATGTTCCTCGGCCTCGCGTTCCACCTGTCCATCGCCCTGTTCGGTGCGCTGATGGTGGGTGCCGGCGCGGGCATGGCCTTCCTGGCCGGTACGACGATGCTCTACGGCGAGATCGAGGACGCCATCCGCGGCCGGGTCTTCGCGGTCGTGCAGATCGGCGTCCGGACCGTGCTGCTGCTCGCCATCACGCTCGCCGGCCTCCTGGTCGGCCTGGGCAGTTCCCGCCGTATCGAGTTCGGCGCCTTCCACATCGACATCTCCTCCACCCGGGTCCTCCTCCTGGTGGCGGGGGCCATCGGCATCTGGGTGGGCATCGGCTCGTTCCGCCAGATGGACGACAAGCCGGGTGTGCCGGTCTTCGCCGACCTGATCGGTTCCCTGCGCGGGCGCCCGCTCTCCCCGCCCGAGGAGTTCGCCCGCTCCGGCGTCTTCGTGGTCTTCGAGGGTGGTGAGGGCGCCGGCAAGTCGACGCAGGTCACCCGGCTCGCCGAGGCACTCAAGGCGGACGGGCGCGACGTGGTGGTCACCCGTGAACCGGGCGCGACCGACATCGGCGCCCGGATCCGGGGCCTGGTGCTCGACCGGGACAAGACCGAGGCGCCGTCCGCGCGGGCCGAGGCGCTGCTCTACGCCGCGGACCGGGCGCACCACGTCGCCACGGTGGTCCGGCCGGCCCTGGCCCGGGGTGCCGTGGTGATCAGTGACCGGTATGTCGACTCCTCGCTGGCCTATCAGGGCGCCGGGCGTACCCTGCCGGTCCAGGAGGTCTCCTGGCTGTCCGCGTGGGCCACCGGCGGCCTCAAACCAGATCTGGTCGTCCTGCTCGACGTGGACCCGGGCGTCGGGCTCACCCGGGTGGACACTCGGGGCGAAGGCGCCGACCGGCTGGAGAGCGAGTCCCGGGCCTTCCACGAGCGGGTCCGGTACGCGTTCCTCGACCTGGCCGCCTCCGACCCCAAGCGCTACCTGGTGCTCGACGCCGCCCGGCCGGTCGACGAGATCGCCGAGGCGGTCCAGGAGCGGCTGTCAGGGGTGCTGGAACCCGCCTAG
- a CDS encoding amino acid deaminase/aldolase, producing MLTDRISLRQRLDKATGHLETPVAVVDLAAFDDNAERLTARAGGKPIRVASKSVRCRTLLERVLARPGWHGVMAFTLPEAIWLVRSGVTDDVLVAYPTVDRAGLRELTNHPELAAAITLMVDHPSHLDVVDRVTAPGARPAVRLCIDLDASWRPAGPLHIGVRRSPVHSAAQAGALARKIAERDGFRLVGVMCYEAHIAGVGDDPPGQALRGRAIRLMQSRAFPELRARRAAAVRAVREHADLEFVNGGGTGSVSATSADPAVTEVTAGSGLYGPTLFDSYRSWRPTPAAYFALSVVRRPAPRIATVLGGGWIASGTPEASRLPVPWLPEGLRFKADEGAGEVQTPLLGAAAEDLRPGDRVWFRHAKAGELCEHVNELQLVDGETSAPALTYRGEGRAFLG from the coding sequence GTGCTCACTGACCGCATCAGCCTGCGACAGCGACTCGACAAGGCCACCGGCCACCTGGAGACTCCGGTCGCCGTGGTGGATCTGGCGGCCTTCGACGACAACGCGGAGCGCCTGACCGCGCGCGCGGGCGGTAAACCGATCCGGGTGGCGAGCAAGTCGGTGCGCTGCCGGACCCTGCTGGAACGCGTCCTGGCCCGTCCCGGCTGGCATGGGGTGATGGCGTTCACCCTGCCCGAGGCGATCTGGCTGGTGCGCTCCGGCGTGACCGACGACGTGCTGGTGGCGTACCCCACTGTCGATCGAGCCGGGCTGCGCGAGCTGACCAACCATCCGGAACTGGCCGCCGCGATCACTCTCATGGTGGACCATCCGTCACATCTGGACGTGGTGGATCGAGTGACCGCTCCGGGCGCGCGTCCGGCCGTACGCCTATGTATTGATCTTGATGCGTCCTGGCGGCCGGCCGGGCCGTTGCACATCGGGGTGCGCCGCTCGCCGGTCCATTCGGCCGCACAAGCGGGCGCCTTGGCCCGCAAGATCGCCGAGCGGGACGGCTTCCGGCTGGTCGGAGTGATGTGTTACGAGGCGCATATCGCCGGTGTCGGTGACGACCCGCCCGGCCAGGCCCTGCGCGGTCGGGCCATCCGCCTGATGCAGAGCCGTGCCTTCCCCGAGCTGCGCGCCCGGCGCGCCGCGGCGGTCCGGGCCGTCCGCGAGCACGCCGACCTGGAATTCGTGAACGGTGGCGGCACCGGCAGCGTCTCCGCCACCAGCGCCGACCCGGCCGTCACCGAGGTGACCGCGGGCTCCGGCCTCTACGGGCCCACGCTCTTCGACTCCTACCGCAGCTGGCGACCCACCCCGGCGGCCTACTTCGCGCTGTCGGTGGTGCGCCGCCCGGCGCCGCGGATCGCCACCGTGCTGGGCGGCGGCTGGATCGCCTCCGGCACACCCGAGGCGTCCCGGCTGCCCGTCCCGTGGCTGCCCGAGGGGCTGAGGTTCAAGGCCGACGAGGGCGCCGGCGAGGTGCAGACCCCGCTGCTGGGCGCCGCCGCCGAAGACCTGCGCCCCGGCGACCGCGTGTGGTTCCGGCATGCCAAGGCCGGCGAGCTCTGTGAGCACGTCAACGAGCTGCAGCTGGTCGACGGCGAGACGAGCGCGCCGGCCCTCACGTACCGAGGAGAAGGCCGTGCCTTCCTGGGGTGA
- a CDS encoding TetR family transcriptional regulator, whose amino-acid sequence MSTPTVSTGPLRRVPVQGRSVARVQRMLDACAELVDEVGYEGLTTTLLAERAEVAIGSVYQFFPDKRAIVQALALRNMDAYLQSLSDRFASEIFTHWWDAVDAAIDAYIHMHRSVPGFRTLHFGDVVDLHLLDSDRDNNAVIAERLAELLIEQFKLADRGRLRFALQISVEAADALIKLAFRRDTGGDESVLTEAKALIREYLHRHVSA is encoded by the coding sequence GTGTCGACACCAACCGTCAGCACCGGACCGCTGAGGCGGGTTCCGGTGCAGGGCAGAAGCGTTGCCCGGGTGCAGCGCATGCTCGACGCATGCGCTGAACTGGTGGACGAGGTCGGTTATGAGGGGTTGACCACGACGCTGCTCGCCGAGCGCGCCGAGGTCGCCATCGGCTCGGTCTACCAGTTCTTCCCGGACAAGCGGGCCATCGTCCAGGCGCTTGCGCTGCGCAACATGGACGCCTATCTCCAGAGCCTGTCCGATCGTTTCGCCAGCGAGATCTTCACCCATTGGTGGGATGCGGTCGATGCGGCGATCGACGCCTACATCCACATGCATCGCAGTGTGCCCGGGTTTCGGACGCTGCATTTCGGCGACGTCGTCGATCTGCATCTGCTGGATTCCGACCGGGACAACAACGCGGTCATCGCCGAGCGTCTGGCCGAGCTGCTGATCGAGCAGTTCAAGCTGGCCGATCGGGGCCGTCTGCGGTTCGCGCTGCAGATCTCGGTCGAGGCGGCGGACGCGCTGATCAAACTGGCGTTCCGCCGTGACACCGGCGGTGACGAGTCGGTTCTCACCGAGGCGAAGGCGCTGATAAGGGAGTACCTGCACCGCCACGTCTCCGCCTGA
- a CDS encoding D-arabinono-1,4-lactone oxidase has translation MTTPVNARRWTNWGRNQESIAEVLTPGSIDEVATQVKQAAESGRRIKVVGSGHSFTSIAVADDQRMFVHRMAGLVAVDGELVTVQGGMTLSTLNTILAEHGLAMPNLGDIDAQTIAGAISTGTHGTGIAYSTIASCVEALTMVTASGTVERYTAGSPEFPAVRVGLGALGVIAEVTLRCVPAFTLLADERPMLLTDVLAGLDEWIPENDHVEFFWYPYTDRAQLKRNRKVPTDDQPLGRFRGWLDDDFLSNTVWQGVCALGRRMPATVPAFNAISARALSARTYTGRSDEVFCSPRKVKFTEMEYEVPRAALPEVLDELAKIFARLPFKVQFPVEVRFTGPDDIWLSHGYGRESAYIAVHQYRGAPYEPYFRAVEEVCTALGGRPHWGKLHYRDAESLRAAYPRFDDFLAVRDRLDPNRVFTNDYLKRVLGS, from the coding sequence ATGACTACACCCGTTAACGCCCGCCGGTGGACCAACTGGGGCCGCAATCAGGAGTCGATCGCCGAGGTGCTGACCCCCGGCAGCATCGACGAGGTCGCCACCCAAGTGAAGCAGGCCGCGGAAAGCGGCCGGCGGATCAAGGTCGTCGGCAGCGGGCACTCGTTCACCTCCATCGCGGTCGCCGACGACCAGCGGATGTTCGTGCACCGGATGGCCGGGTTGGTCGCCGTCGACGGCGAGCTGGTCACCGTCCAGGGCGGGATGACCCTGTCCACACTGAACACGATCCTGGCCGAACACGGGCTGGCCATGCCCAACCTCGGTGACATCGACGCGCAGACCATCGCCGGGGCGATCTCCACCGGCACGCACGGCACCGGGATCGCGTACTCCACGATCGCCTCCTGCGTCGAGGCGCTGACCATGGTGACCGCGTCCGGCACCGTCGAGCGCTACACCGCCGGCTCGCCCGAGTTCCCGGCCGTCCGGGTCGGGCTCGGCGCGCTCGGTGTGATCGCCGAGGTGACGCTGCGCTGCGTGCCGGCGTTCACCCTGCTCGCCGACGAGCGGCCGATGCTGCTCACCGATGTGCTGGCCGGTCTCGACGAGTGGATCCCGGAGAACGACCACGTCGAGTTCTTCTGGTATCCGTACACCGATCGGGCGCAGCTCAAACGCAACCGGAAGGTGCCCACCGACGATCAGCCGCTCGGGCGCTTCCGCGGCTGGCTCGACGACGACTTCCTCTCCAACACCGTCTGGCAGGGCGTCTGCGCGCTCGGGCGGCGCATGCCGGCGACGGTTCCGGCGTTCAACGCGATCTCGGCCCGCGCACTCAGCGCCCGCACCTACACCGGCCGATCCGACGAGGTCTTCTGCTCACCCCGCAAGGTCAAATTCACCGAGATGGAGTACGAGGTACCGCGCGCCGCCCTCCCCGAGGTTCTCGACGAGCTCGCGAAGATCTTCGCCAGGCTCCCGTTCAAGGTGCAGTTCCCCGTCGAGGTGCGGTTCACCGGGCCGGATGACATCTGGCTGTCGCACGGGTACGGCCGGGAGTCCGCCTACATCGCCGTGCACCAGTACCGGGGCGCCCCGTACGAGCCGTACTTCCGGGCCGTCGAGGAGGTCTGCACGGCTCTGGGCGGCCGGCCGCACTGGGGGAAGCTGCACTACCGGGATGCCGAGTCACTGCGGGCGGCGTACCCCCGTTTCGACGACTTCCTGGCCGTGCGGGACCGCCTGGACCCGAACCGGGTATTCACCAACGACTACCTGAAGCGGGTTCTCGGGAGCTGA
- the topA gene encoding type I DNA topoisomerase produces the protein MPSDTRTTRLVIVESPSKAKTIAGYLGPDYLVEASVGHIRDLPRNADEVPEEFKGQPWARLGVDVDNGFHALYVISESRKQQVAKLKRLAKEVDEIFLATDEDREGEAIAWHLIETIKPKVPFKRMVFHEITKPAIQAAVANPRDIDRSLVDAQEARRILDRLYGYEVSPVLWKKVMRGLSAGRVQSVATRIVVERERQRMAFRSAEYWDILAHLAVQGQVEGPRAFNATLIALNGDRIATGKDFEPTTGQLKAGSTAVQLDGDGARGLAARLENRPFQVTRVEEKPYRRRPYAPFITSTLQQEAARKMRYSSQQTMRTAQSLYEKGYITYMRTDSVNLSETAVAAARRQIAELYGPSNVPPQPRKYTTKAKGAQEAHEAIRPAGDNFRTPGEVANELSSDEFRLYELIWRRTIASQMTDAVGNSISVRIRATTAGGEEADFAASGKTITDPGFLRAYVESSDDENAESDDAERRLPNLVKDQPLTADQLNATGHNTTPPARYTEASLVKALEELGIGRPSTYSSIMQTIQDRGYVEKRGQAMIPSFLAFAVIGLLEGHYPRLVDYNFTAAMEGQLDDIAAGDGTQLAFLSSFYFGSQEAGADDDIAKAGGLKKMVTENLSAIDAREVNSIPLFVDQENRRVVVRVGKFGPYLQRKAVDGGEDAPEDKASLPEGVAPDELTPERVEELFLAGNGDRVLGDDPATGDEVTVKSGRFGPYVSAGERKSSLFKSQSPQTLTLEQALDLLKLPRIVGKDAEGNEIVARNGKFGPYISREKDSRSLGSEDQLLTITLEEALALLAQPKTRQARTAKPPLRELGPDPVSDKPLVIKEGRFGAYVTDGEFNATLRRDQKPEEITLAEASQMIADKRAKGPVVKKTAAKKAPAKKAAPKADGEATPAKKAPAKRAAPAKKTTAAKKAAPAKKAAPRKAATAAE, from the coding sequence GTGCCGAGTGACACCAGGACGACCCGTCTGGTCATCGTCGAGTCCCCGTCGAAGGCCAAGACGATCGCCGGTTACCTGGGCCCCGACTATCTGGTCGAGGCCTCCGTCGGCCATATCCGCGATCTGCCGCGTAACGCCGACGAGGTCCCCGAGGAGTTCAAGGGCCAGCCGTGGGCACGGCTCGGCGTCGACGTCGACAACGGCTTCCACGCCCTCTATGTGATCTCCGAGAGTCGCAAACAGCAGGTGGCCAAGCTGAAGCGGCTCGCCAAGGAGGTCGACGAGATCTTCCTCGCCACCGATGAGGACCGCGAGGGCGAGGCCATCGCGTGGCACCTGATCGAGACGATCAAGCCCAAGGTCCCGTTCAAGCGGATGGTCTTCCACGAGATCACCAAGCCGGCCATCCAGGCCGCGGTGGCCAACCCCCGTGACATCGACAGGTCTCTGGTGGATGCCCAGGAGGCGCGCCGCATCCTGGACCGGCTGTACGGCTACGAGGTCAGCCCGGTCCTGTGGAAGAAGGTGATGCGCGGCCTGTCCGCGGGTCGCGTGCAGTCGGTCGCCACCCGGATCGTCGTCGAGCGCGAGCGCCAGCGGATGGCGTTCCGCTCCGCCGAGTACTGGGACATCCTGGCCCACCTGGCCGTCCAGGGGCAGGTCGAGGGCCCGCGTGCGTTCAACGCCACGCTGATCGCGCTGAACGGTGACCGGATCGCCACCGGCAAGGACTTCGAGCCCACCACCGGGCAGCTCAAGGCCGGTTCCACCGCGGTGCAGCTGGACGGTGACGGCGCCCGCGGGCTGGCCGCCCGTCTGGAGAACAGGCCGTTCCAGGTCACCCGGGTCGAGGAGAAGCCGTACCGTCGTCGGCCGTACGCGCCGTTCATCACCTCCACGCTCCAGCAGGAGGCGGCCCGCAAGATGCGGTACTCCTCGCAGCAGACGATGCGCACCGCGCAGAGCCTGTACGAGAAGGGCTACATCACCTACATGCGTACGGACTCGGTGAACCTCTCCGAGACCGCGGTGGCCGCCGCCCGCCGGCAGATCGCCGAGCTGTACGGGCCGAGTAACGTGCCGCCGCAGCCGCGCAAGTACACCACCAAGGCCAAGGGCGCCCAGGAGGCGCACGAGGCGATCCGCCCGGCCGGGGACAACTTCCGCACCCCGGGCGAGGTGGCGAACGAGCTGAGCAGCGACGAGTTCCGGCTCTACGAGCTGATCTGGCGCCGGACCATCGCCTCGCAGATGACCGACGCGGTCGGTAACTCGATCAGTGTCCGGATCCGCGCGACCACCGCCGGCGGTGAGGAGGCCGACTTCGCCGCCTCCGGCAAGACGATCACCGACCCGGGCTTCCTGCGGGCCTATGTGGAGTCCTCGGACGACGAGAACGCCGAGTCCGACGACGCCGAGCGCCGCCTGCCGAACCTGGTGAAGGACCAGCCGCTGACCGCCGACCAGCTGAACGCGACCGGTCACAACACCACGCCCCCGGCCCGGTACACCGAGGCGTCGCTGGTGAAGGCGCTGGAGGAGCTCGGCATCGGCCGCCCCTCCACGTACTCGTCGATCATGCAGACCATTCAGGACCGCGGCTACGTGGAGAAACGTGGCCAGGCGATGATCCCGTCGTTCCTGGCGTTCGCGGTGATCGGCCTGCTGGAGGGCCACTACCCGCGGCTGGTGGACTACAACTTCACCGCGGCGATGGAGGGCCAGCTCGACGACATCGCGGCCGGTGACGGCACTCAGCTCGCCTTCCTGTCGTCCTTCTACTTCGGCAGCCAGGAGGCCGGGGCGGACGACGACATCGCCAAGGCGGGCGGCCTGAAGAAGATGGTCACCGAGAACCTCAGCGCGATCGACGCCCGCGAGGTCAACTCGATCCCGCTCTTCGTCGACCAGGAAAATCGCCGGGTCGTCGTACGGGTCGGCAAGTTCGGCCCCTACCTGCAGCGTAAGGCGGTCGACGGCGGCGAGGACGCGCCCGAGGACAAGGCGTCGCTCCCGGAGGGGGTGGCTCCCGACGAGCTGACCCCGGAACGGGTCGAGGAGCTGTTCCTGGCCGGCAACGGCGACCGGGTCCTCGGTGACGATCCCGCCACCGGCGACGAGGTCACCGTCAAGTCGGGCCGCTTCGGGCCGTACGTGTCGGCCGGTGAGCGCAAGTCGTCACTGTTCAAGAGCCAGTCGCCGCAGACGCTCACCCTGGAGCAGGCGCTCGACCTGCTGAAGCTGCCTCGGATCGTCGGCAAGGACGCCGAGGGCAACGAGATCGTGGCCCGGAACGGCAAGTTCGGGCCGTACATCTCCCGGGAGAAGGACTCGCGGTCCCTCGGCAGCGAGGACCAGCTGCTCACGATCACCCTGGAGGAGGCGCTGGCTCTGCTGGCGCAGCCGAAGACCCGCCAGGCCCGGACCGCGAAGCCGCCGCTGCGTGAGCTCGGTCCCGACCCGGTCAGCGATAAACCGCTGGTGATCAAGGAGGGCCGGTTCGGGGCCTACGTCACCGACGGGGAGTTCAACGCGACGCTGCGGCGCGACCAGAAGCCGGAGGAGATCACTCTGGCCGAGGCGTCCCAGATGATCGCCGACAAGCGCGCCAAGGGTCCGGTGGTGAAGAAGACCGCCGCGAAGAAGGCCCCGGCCAAGAAGGCGGCCCCGAAGGCCGACGGCGAGGCGACCCCGGCCAAGAAGGCACCCGCCAAGCGGGCTGCCCCGGCCAAGAAGACGACCGCCGCCAAGAAGGCCGCCCCGGCCAAGAAGGCGGCCCCGCGTAAGGCGGCGACCGCCGCCGAGTGA